In the Bombus fervidus isolate BK054 chromosome 13, iyBomFerv1, whole genome shotgun sequence genome, GGGCCCTAGTGCCGCATTTCCTGGGCAGTCGTGCGAGTCTGAGGGGAGGGGGCCCAGACCCTCCTCAGCCTGACGGCTCCTTCGCCGCGCACTTCTATGGCGGCGGTAGTAGTGGTGCCGCGGTCGCGCGGCGTTGTATCGGTTCTCTTCGGAGAGCCACTCTGACGGGGTCGcctcttttctctctgttcttctCCGCCCATTCCTTCGCTAGCATTACTTGCTCGCAGTAGTTGCGGACGGCGGCTAACTCCTGTTGGCCCCTCGTCATGGCCTCCATGACCGCTTCAGGGGCTAGCCTATCGCCGATGGTGAGGCGTAGTACGCGGCGCGGTCCTTCCCACGCTGGGTAGCGCTCCAGtgtgtgctgtgccgtgtctTCCTCCACTTGGCAGTGGTGACAgatggacgtcacctccctttgaatttttagcaGGTACTGCCCGAACACGCCGTGACCGATGAGTACATGCGTCATCCTGAATGTGAGTGGGACTCCTCCGCGGTCCCTCCAGGCCTCCCAGTTGGGAAGGATGGCGCGAACGGCTCGGTGCGGCCGCGTGGTGTCTTCCTCCAGCAATTGGGAGCACCATCTTTCCCATATCCTTCGCTTTGCCTCCCTCCGGATGTCTTGGACCGGCCGGTCACAGTTGGTGGGCTTCGTTCCCCCGTAGCCCGAGCCCAGATCCCTCAGGTGGTCGTACACCTGTTGGAGTGCGAGGGCTTGCAGTTCGAACGGAGGTGACGCAGCTAGCACGGATGCCGACACATGGGATATCGTTCTATGTGCGGATAGCGGTCGTCCTGTGTAGCCTCCGCAGTAAGGTCAGGCTGCGGCGGTTGGCCATTAGATCTCCGGCCCATATGAAAGCCCCGTAGAGGACCCGCGATCGAATCACTCCCTCATATAGGCGGCGCACTCCGGTTCCCGCTCCTCCGATGTTCGTTGGTAAACCGCACAGAACGTTGGCTGCTGCCGTCACTTTCGGGACCAACAGATCGAAATGTGGACCGAACGTCCATCCGCTGTCAAGGGTGAGACCCAGGTATCTCAGCTGGGATCTCACCGGGACTTCCTCTCCGTCAATGTCCACGCAGAGTTTAGGAGGGGGGGGGTCCTCTAGTGCGATGGTCGAAGAACCCCAGTGCCTCTGACTTGGTCGGCGGCACGTTCAGGCCTAGTCTCCGGATGGCGCGCACTGCGCATGCCACGGCGATCTCCGCGAACC is a window encoding:
- the LOC139993824 gene encoding uncharacterized protein; translation: MTHVLIGHGVFGQYLLKIQREVTSICHHCQVEEDTAQHTLERYPAWEGPRRVLRLTIGDRLAPEAVMEAMTRGQQELAAVRNYCEQVMLAKEWAEKNREKRGDPVRVALRREPIQRRATAAPLLPPP